In one Nocardia tengchongensis genomic region, the following are encoded:
- a CDS encoding ABC transporter ATP-binding protein, giving the protein MSATAVKLALSGVRKEFPVRGEAEPLTALSDISVDVRDGEFLVLVGPSGSGKSTLLDLLGGLDKPTAGQILLDGAPVTGPGLDRGIVFQQYALLPWRTARANIEFGLEAKGIPRRARRDLAEQYLELVGLAGFGNRYPHELSGGMKQRVAIARSLAFDPEVLLMDEPFAALDAQTRESLQDELLRIWRATGKTVLFITHGIDEAVYLGQRVAVLTSRPGRIKAVVDIDLDRAADPDVRSSERFRELRHHVWSLLHDEVARAQDLEQAALTADRRSSHV; this is encoded by the coding sequence ATGAGCGCCACCGCGGTCAAACTCGCGCTGTCGGGGGTTCGCAAGGAGTTTCCCGTCCGCGGCGAGGCGGAGCCCCTCACCGCGCTCTCCGATATCTCCGTCGATGTCCGGGACGGCGAATTCCTGGTCCTGGTCGGACCCAGCGGTTCGGGCAAGTCCACCCTGCTCGATCTGCTCGGCGGCCTCGACAAGCCGACCGCCGGCCAAATCCTGCTCGACGGTGCACCCGTCACCGGACCGGGCCTGGATCGCGGCATCGTGTTCCAGCAGTACGCGCTGCTGCCCTGGCGCACGGCCCGGGCCAATATCGAATTCGGCTTGGAGGCCAAGGGCATTCCCCGCCGCGCCCGCCGCGACCTCGCCGAACAGTATCTGGAACTGGTCGGGCTGGCCGGGTTCGGCAACCGCTATCCGCACGAACTGTCCGGCGGCATGAAGCAGCGGGTGGCGATCGCCCGCAGCCTCGCCTTCGATCCGGAGGTGCTGCTGATGGACGAACCGTTCGCCGCGCTCGACGCCCAGACCCGGGAATCGTTGCAGGACGAGCTGTTACGGATCTGGCGGGCCACCGGCAAGACGGTGCTGTTCATCACCCACGGCATCGACGAAGCCGTCTACCTGGGGCAGCGGGTCGCGGTGCTGACCTCGCGGCCCGGGCGGATCAAGGCCGTCGTCGACATCGACCTGGACCGGGCCGCGGACCCGGATGTCCGGTCCAGCGAACGGTTCCGCGAACTGCGCCACCACGTGTGGTCGCTGCTGCACGACGAGGTCGCGCGGGCCCAGGACCTGGAGCAGGCCGCGCTCACCGCCGATCGGAGGAGTTCCCATGTCTAG
- a CDS encoding LuxR C-terminal-related transcriptional regulator has translation MLAEIAGGGSNRVVAQRLSLSQRAVEKHINSIFAKFGLTSDPSLDQRVTAVLLYLAAHSG, from the coding sequence GTGCTCGCCGAGATCGCGGGCGGCGGCAGCAATCGGGTGGTGGCGCAACGCCTTTCGCTGTCGCAGCGGGCGGTCGAGAAGCACATCAACTCGATCTTCGCGAAGTTCGGGCTCACCTCCGATCCGAGCCTGGACCAGCGGGTCACCGCAGTGCTGCTGTACCTGGCCGCGCACTCCGGGTAG
- a CDS encoding response regulator transcription factor, giving the protein MTPLVQVWIVDDRPAFRRAAAAMVAASAGFVLAGVADSGEAALELTRGAGAGLVLMDIHMPGMGLAGRRHRRGVRLGADAIGARQERPRGHHRRGHRQGGQADLRSGRCARRVLHGQSALPRGVDRGAELGRQPDQHRPTPRPSTSPHSWASLSPTSASSSASTATSTRPPRPDPPIWASNWART; this is encoded by the coding sequence ATGACCCCGCTGGTACAGGTGTGGATCGTCGACGACCGGCCCGCCTTCCGGCGCGCGGCGGCGGCGATGGTCGCGGCGAGCGCCGGGTTCGTGCTCGCCGGAGTGGCCGACAGCGGCGAGGCGGCACTGGAACTCACCCGCGGCGCGGGGGCGGGACTGGTCCTGATGGACATCCACATGCCCGGCATGGGCCTGGCGGGGCGGCGACATCGACGCGGCGTTCGTCTGGGAGCCGACGCTATCGGAGCTCGTCAAGAACGGCCACGTGGTCACCACCGCCGCGGACACCGCCAAGGCGGGCAAGCCGACCTACGATCTGGCCGGTGCGCGCGCCGAGTTCTTCACGGCCAATCCGCGCTTCCTCGAGGTGTGGACCGCGGCGCAGAACTGGGCCGTCAACCTGATCAACACCGCCCGACACCCCGGCCATCCACATCGCCGCACAGCTGGGCGTCCCTGTCGCCGACATCCGCAAGCAGCTCGGCGAGTACGGCTACCTCGACGCGGCCACCCAGGCCGGACCCGCCTATCTGGGCAAGCAACTGGGCGCGGACCTGA
- a CDS encoding TVP38/TMEM64 family protein has product MPTTVRSPLERVSGLLSRLRQPRTLALLIGCGLLFALAAFAPHPAPQQIRQWADSVGPTLPLVFFAVHTLVCVAPFPRTIFTLSAGMLFGSAEGLTLAVTATTLSAVLALWLVRALDHERVRARLTHPTVQAVDARLERRGWLAIGSLRLIAFAPFSIVNYCAALSSIRFTPYLAATFLGIIPGTVGTVLLGDALTNRTSPAQVILTVACLAVGVIGLMVDARMTVDPARD; this is encoded by the coding sequence GTGCCAACAACCGTGCGCTCGCCGCTGGAGCGCGTATCCGGGCTGCTCAGCCGCCTTCGCCAACCCCGCACCCTGGCCTTGCTGATCGGCTGCGGGCTGCTGTTCGCGCTGGCGGCGTTCGCACCGCACCCGGCGCCGCAACAGATCCGGCAGTGGGCCGACTCGGTCGGCCCGACGCTGCCACTGGTGTTCTTCGCGGTGCACACCCTGGTGTGCGTGGCCCCGTTCCCGCGCACCATTTTCACGCTCAGCGCGGGCATGCTCTTCGGCTCCGCGGAGGGTCTGACGCTGGCCGTCACGGCCACGACTCTGTCTGCGGTACTGGCGTTGTGGCTGGTGCGCGCGCTCGATCACGAGCGGGTCCGGGCCCGGCTCACCCACCCCACGGTGCAGGCGGTGGACGCCCGGCTGGAACGGCGCGGCTGGCTGGCGATCGGCTCGCTGCGGCTCATCGCGTTCGCGCCGTTCTCGATCGTGAACTATTGCGCCGCACTGTCGTCCATCCGGTTCACGCCGTATCTGGCGGCCACCTTCCTCGGCATCATCCCGGGCACGGTCGGCACCGTGCTGCTCGGCGACGCACTGACCAACCGCACCTCCCCCGCCCAGGTGATCCTCACCGTCGCCTGCCTCGCGGTGGGCGTGATCGGGCTGATGGTGGACGCGCGGATGACGGTCGACCCGGCCCGCGACTGA
- a CDS encoding TetR/AcrR family transcriptional regulator — protein MRSLEDSVVTAGRRTQAQRRAETREALIEATIQAIVEKGHAGVTVNEVCRRAGVSHGGLFGRFDSLFDLVAAAAAEVGRRQIEGFVAKVAALPDRRDIDAVLAIWLDAARDPINTVWLELTIAARTDAQLRERLSVVRDEYAAAMMADGGLAATRGLPPAQSVALGSIVIFCFDGFAIHTGTFPQPELDALRLEAMTEMVRMYLKAHLVND, from the coding sequence GTGCGCAGCCTGGAGGACAGTGTGGTGACAGCCGGACGGCGTACTCAGGCCCAGCGTCGGGCCGAAACGCGAGAGGCGCTGATCGAGGCCACGATTCAGGCGATCGTCGAGAAGGGCCACGCCGGGGTGACGGTCAACGAGGTGTGCCGCCGGGCGGGCGTCTCGCACGGCGGCTTGTTCGGCCGGTTCGACTCGCTGTTCGATCTGGTGGCGGCCGCGGCCGCGGAGGTCGGACGCCGCCAGATCGAGGGCTTCGTCGCGAAGGTGGCCGCGCTGCCCGACCGGCGTGACATCGATGCGGTGCTGGCCATCTGGCTCGACGCGGCGCGGGATCCGATCAATACGGTGTGGCTGGAGCTGACGATCGCGGCCCGCACCGATGCGCAACTGCGCGAGCGTCTCTCGGTCGTGCGCGATGAATACGCCGCCGCCATGATGGCCGACGGCGGCTTGGCCGCGACCCGTGGACTGCCACCGGCGCAGAGCGTGGCCCTGGGGTCGATCGTGATCTTCTGCTTCGACGGTTTCGCGATCCACACCGGCACGTTCCCGCAGCCGGAGCTCGACGCGTTGCGGCTGGAAGCGATGACCGAGATGGTGCGGATGTATTTGAAGGCGCACCTCGTAAACGACTGA
- a CDS encoding TauD/TfdA family dioxygenase: MTTVTENPVATFQITPVAGHIGAEISGIDLRDDFTDEQIAVLTAALHEYKVLFFRDQRIGHAEQIAFSRRFGAVTPSHPYDDDAPTEHPEILAVDSRLYEKRFGKKKFSYTNQWHTDISPLINPPAASLLRAEIAPERGGDTQWTNLAAAYAGLPDSLKSLLDGLRAEHRFGGKLPAWDSDSDYAKRVAAAPLVTEHPVVRVHPVTGERVLFVNPGFTTRIVGLSPRQSDALLELLYAELADPAYTVRFRWEKDSVAFWDNRATAHLAPSDLDHLDVTRVLYRTTLEGEVPVGVDGEPSRSISGERFDGSAN, translated from the coding sequence ATGACCACCGTCACCGAGAACCCGGTCGCCACCTTCCAGATCACCCCCGTCGCCGGGCACATCGGCGCCGAGATCAGCGGCATCGACCTGCGCGACGACTTCACCGACGAGCAGATCGCGGTCCTCACCGCGGCGCTGCACGAATACAAGGTGCTGTTCTTCCGTGATCAGCGGATCGGGCATGCCGAACAGATCGCCTTCTCGCGGCGCTTCGGCGCGGTCACGCCGTCGCACCCGTACGACGACGACGCACCGACCGAGCACCCCGAGATCCTCGCCGTCGACAGCCGGCTCTACGAAAAGCGGTTCGGGAAGAAGAAATTCAGCTACACCAACCAGTGGCACACCGACATCTCGCCGCTGATCAACCCGCCGGCCGCCTCCCTGCTGCGGGCCGAGATCGCCCCCGAGCGCGGCGGCGACACCCAGTGGACCAATCTGGCCGCCGCCTATGCGGGACTGCCGGATTCGCTGAAGTCGCTGCTCGACGGTCTGCGCGCCGAACACCGGTTCGGCGGCAAGCTGCCCGCATGGGACTCCGACAGCGACTACGCCAAGCGCGTCGCGGCCGCACCGCTGGTCACCGAGCATCCGGTGGTCCGGGTGCACCCGGTGACCGGGGAACGCGTGCTGTTCGTGAACCCCGGCTTCACCACCCGCATCGTCGGCCTCAGCCCGCGCCAGAGCGACGCACTGCTCGAACTGCTTTACGCGGAGCTCGCCGACCCGGCCTATACCGTCCGATTCCGGTGGGAGAAGGACAGTGTCGCGTTCTGGGACAACCGCGCCACCGCGCACCTCGCGCCCAGCGACCTCGACCACCTGGATGTGACCCGGGTGCTGTACCGCACGACCCTCGAAGGTGAGGTGCCCGTGGGCGTCGACGGGGAGCCGTCGCGGTCGATCTCCGGGGAACGGTTCGACGGATCGGCGAACTGA
- a CDS encoding LLM class flavin-dependent oxidoreductase has product MSNPRKTFHLNAFLMGVGHHEAAWRHPRTREHQVLEVGHFQELGRIAERGKLDSVFFADGLAVGPRIKRNALAVFEPITLLAAIATATEHVGLIATASTSYNEPFNLARKFASLDHISGGRAGWNIVTSGSEDEAFNFGFDAIPEHARRYERAEEFVDLAVQLWDSWESDAVVLDPETGVFADPDRVHTLDYRGERFRVRGPLNSPRSPQGRPLLVQAGSSESGKEFAARHAEAVFTAQRTLAEGQAFYRDLKARLPKYGRSADELKVLPGLVPFIAGTEAEARALEQEFTDLISPDYALRQLSGLLGVDLTEHALDAPLPPLPPESEIEGGKSRFTLVKELAEKEELTVRQLIGKLGGGRGHRTLAGTPEQIADDLQTWFEQGAADGFNIMPPYLPGGLEDFVDQVVPILQQRGLFRTDYTATTLRGHYGLAPVESQFAPVRTQATA; this is encoded by the coding sequence ATGTCCAACCCCCGCAAGACCTTCCACCTCAACGCCTTCCTGATGGGCGTCGGCCACCACGAGGCCGCCTGGCGGCACCCGCGCACCCGCGAACACCAGGTGCTCGAGGTCGGGCACTTCCAGGAACTGGGCCGCATCGCCGAACGCGGCAAGCTCGACTCGGTGTTCTTCGCCGACGGGCTCGCGGTGGGCCCGCGCATCAAACGCAACGCGCTCGCGGTGTTCGAGCCGATCACCCTGCTCGCGGCCATCGCCACCGCCACCGAACACGTGGGCCTCATCGCCACCGCGTCGACCAGCTACAACGAACCGTTCAATCTGGCCCGCAAGTTCGCGTCCCTCGACCACATCAGCGGCGGCCGCGCCGGCTGGAACATCGTCACCTCGGGCAGCGAGGACGAGGCGTTCAACTTCGGCTTCGACGCCATCCCCGAACACGCCCGCCGCTACGAACGGGCCGAGGAGTTCGTCGATCTGGCCGTACAGCTATGGGACAGCTGGGAATCCGACGCGGTGGTGCTCGACCCGGAGACCGGCGTCTTCGCCGACCCGGACCGGGTGCACACCCTCGACTATCGGGGCGAACGCTTCCGGGTGCGCGGGCCCCTGAATTCCCCGCGCAGCCCGCAGGGGCGGCCACTGCTCGTGCAGGCCGGATCCTCGGAGAGCGGAAAGGAATTCGCGGCCCGCCACGCCGAGGCCGTCTTCACCGCCCAGCGCACCCTCGCCGAAGGGCAGGCGTTCTACCGGGACCTGAAGGCTCGGCTGCCCAAGTACGGGCGATCGGCCGATGAGCTCAAAGTGCTGCCGGGCCTGGTGCCGTTCATCGCCGGCACCGAGGCCGAAGCCCGGGCCCTGGAGCAGGAATTCACCGACCTCATCTCCCCCGACTACGCGCTGCGGCAGCTGTCGGGACTGCTCGGCGTCGACCTCACCGAGCACGCCCTCGACGCACCGCTCCCGCCGCTGCCGCCGGAAAGCGAGATCGAAGGCGGCAAGAGCAGATTCACCCTCGTCAAGGAGCTCGCCGAGAAGGAGGAGCTGACCGTGCGCCAGCTCATCGGCAAGCTCGGCGGCGGCCGCGGCCACCGCACCCTGGCCGGGACACCCGAACAGATCGCCGACGACCTGCAGACCTGGTTCGAGCAGGGCGCGGCCGATGGCTTCAACATCATGCCGCCCTACCTGCCCGGCGGGCTCGAGGACTTCGTCGACCAGGTGGTGCCGATCCTGCAGCAGCGCGGCCTGTTCCGCACCGACTACACCGCCACCACACTGCGCGGCCACTACGGCCTCGCCCCGGTGGAAAGCCAGTTCGCTCCCGTCCGCACCCAGGCCACCGCCTGA
- the scpA gene encoding methylmalonyl-CoA mutase encodes MSDIKHRIGNFAEVPLTEGDTAPAEVSAAQVEDFVKEAATANHYAPEQLTWSTPEGIDVPPVFTKADRDAIVAEGYPLDSVPGIAPFLRGPYPTMYVNQPWTIRQYAGFSTAADSNAFYRRNLQSGQKGLSVAFDLATHRGYDSDHPRVTGDVGMAGVAIDSILDMRELFDQIPLDQVSVSMTMNGAVLPILALYVVAAEEQGVGPEQLAGTIQNDILKEFMVRNTYIYPPEPSMRIISDIFAFTSAKMPKFNSISISGYHIQEAGATADLELAYTLADGVEYIKAGLAAGMEVDKFAPRLSFFWAIGMNFFMEVAKLRAGRLLWNELVAKFEPKNSKSLALRTHSQTSGWSLTAQDVFNNVARTCVEAMAATQGHTQSLHTNALDEALALPTDFSARIARNTQLLIQQESNTTRPADPWGGSYYVEWLTHQLAERARAHIAEIEAHGGMAQAISEGIPKLRIEEAAARTQARIDTGQQPVIGVNKYLVEEDTPIEVLKVENSRVRAEQNAKLEKLRAERDSAAVEQALAELTRAAASSEGGMENNLMALAIAAARAKATVGEISDALEKVYGRHQAEIRTLSGVYREEAGKVTNISKAIELVEAFAEVEGRRPRILIAKMGQDGHDRGQKVIATAFADLGMDVDVGPLFQTPEEVAQQAADNDVHVVGVSSLAAGHLTLVPALRQALADVGRPDIMVTVGGVIPPGDYDELYAAGAAGIFGPGTIIADAAIDLINKLAAQLGHEIGSGATE; translated from the coding sequence ATGAGCGATATCAAGCACCGGATCGGCAATTTCGCCGAAGTACCGCTGACCGAGGGCGACACCGCCCCCGCCGAGGTCAGCGCCGCGCAGGTCGAGGACTTCGTCAAGGAAGCCGCGACCGCCAATCACTATGCGCCCGAACAGCTCACCTGGTCGACCCCCGAAGGCATCGACGTACCGCCGGTGTTCACCAAGGCTGATCGCGACGCCATCGTGGCCGAGGGCTACCCCCTCGACAGTGTCCCGGGCATCGCGCCGTTCCTGCGCGGTCCCTACCCGACCATGTACGTGAACCAGCCGTGGACGATCCGCCAGTACGCGGGCTTCTCCACCGCCGCGGACTCCAACGCCTTCTACCGCCGCAACCTGCAGTCGGGTCAGAAGGGCCTGTCGGTCGCCTTCGACCTGGCCACGCACCGTGGCTACGACTCCGACCACCCGCGCGTCACCGGCGACGTGGGTATGGCCGGTGTCGCCATCGACTCCATCCTCGACATGCGGGAACTGTTCGATCAGATTCCGCTGGACCAGGTGTCGGTGTCGATGACCATGAACGGCGCGGTGCTGCCGATCCTGGCGCTCTACGTCGTCGCCGCCGAAGAGCAGGGCGTCGGGCCCGAGCAGCTGGCCGGAACCATTCAGAACGACATTCTGAAAGAGTTCATGGTCCGCAACACCTACATCTACCCGCCCGAGCCCTCGATGCGGATCATCTCCGACATCTTCGCCTTCACCTCCGCGAAGATGCCGAAGTTCAACTCGATCTCCATCTCCGGCTACCACATCCAGGAAGCCGGAGCCACGGCCGACCTGGAGCTGGCGTACACCCTCGCCGACGGCGTGGAGTACATCAAGGCCGGTCTGGCCGCGGGCATGGAGGTCGACAAGTTCGCGCCGCGCCTGTCGTTCTTCTGGGCCATCGGCATGAACTTCTTCATGGAGGTCGCCAAGCTGCGTGCCGGGCGTCTGCTCTGGAACGAGCTGGTCGCCAAGTTCGAGCCGAAGAACTCCAAGTCCCTTGCGCTGCGCACCCACTCGCAGACCTCGGGCTGGTCGCTGACCGCGCAGGACGTGTTCAACAACGTCGCGCGCACCTGTGTGGAGGCCATGGCCGCCACCCAGGGCCACACCCAGTCGCTGCACACCAACGCCCTCGACGAGGCGCTGGCCCTGCCGACCGACTTCTCGGCCCGCATCGCCCGCAACACCCAGCTGCTCATCCAGCAGGAGTCCAACACCACCCGCCCGGCCGACCCGTGGGGCGGCTCGTACTACGTGGAGTGGCTGACCCACCAGCTGGCCGAGCGCGCCCGCGCCCACATCGCCGAGATCGAGGCGCACGGCGGTATGGCGCAGGCGATTTCGGAAGGTATTCCGAAGCTGCGCATCGAAGAGGCCGCGGCCCGCACCCAGGCGCGCATCGACACCGGCCAGCAGCCGGTGATCGGCGTCAACAAGTACCTGGTCGAGGAAGACACCCCGATCGAGGTCCTCAAGGTCGAGAACTCGCGCGTGCGCGCTGAGCAGAACGCCAAACTGGAAAAGCTGCGCGCCGAACGTGATTCGGCCGCCGTCGAGCAGGCGCTGGCCGAGCTGACCCGCGCCGCCGCCTCGTCCGAGGGCGGCATGGAGAACAACCTGATGGCCCTGGCCATCGCGGCGGCCCGCGCCAAGGCCACCGTCGGTGAGATCTCCGACGCCCTGGAGAAGGTCTACGGCCGCCACCAGGCCGAAATCCGCACGCTCTCCGGTGTCTACCGCGAGGAGGCCGGCAAGGTGACCAACATCAGCAAGGCCATCGAACTGGTCGAGGCGTTCGCCGAGGTCGAGGGCCGTCGCCCCCGCATCCTGATCGCCAAGATGGGTCAGGACGGCCACGACCGCGGCCAGAAGGTGATCGCCACCGCGTTCGCCGACCTCGGCATGGACGTCGACGTGGGCCCGCTGTTCCAGACGCCCGAAGAGGTGGCGCAGCAGGCGGCCGACAACGACGTGCACGTCGTCGGTGTCTCGTCGCTGGCCGCAGGCCACCTCACGCTGGTGCCCGCCCTGCGGCAGGCGCTGGCCGATGTCGGCCGTCCCGACATCATGGTCACCGTCGGCGGCGTCATCCCGCCCGGTGACTACGACGAGCTGTACGCCGCCGGCGCGGCGGGCATCTTCGGCCCCGGCACCATCATCGCCGACGCCGCGATCGACCTGATCAACAAGCTGGCCGCGCAGCTGGGCCACGAGATCGGCTCCGGCGCAACGGAATGA
- a CDS encoding ABC transporter ATP-binding protein, which yields MTAALELRDRVVLTGVSKTYDTPTGSTVALSPTDLVIEPGAFVSIVGPSGCGKTTLLQLLGGFLTPSAGSLPVGPDPIDGPSPERGVVFQAPTLYPWLTVRGNVEFGPKCRGVDRKTRRAAAERMLDLVGLADFGGKRPYELSGGMQQRAQIARVLVNDPRIILMDEPFGALDQLTRERLQVELLRLWREAGKTIVFVTHSVEEAVFLSTRVLVMSARPGRIIVDRDIVLPNDDPTGVRELAVTATPEFQALKTELAKAIYEAHA from the coding sequence ATGACCGCGGCGCTCGAGCTGCGCGACCGCGTGGTGCTGACCGGGGTGTCCAAGACCTACGACACCCCGACCGGCAGCACCGTCGCGCTCTCCCCCACCGATCTGGTCATCGAACCCGGTGCGTTCGTGAGCATCGTCGGCCCGTCCGGCTGCGGCAAAACCACACTGCTCCAACTGCTCGGCGGCTTCCTCACGCCCAGCGCCGGCAGCCTGCCGGTCGGCCCCGATCCCATCGACGGGCCGAGCCCCGAACGCGGCGTGGTCTTCCAGGCCCCCACCCTGTACCCGTGGCTCACCGTCCGCGGCAATGTCGAGTTCGGTCCGAAATGTCGTGGTGTGGACAGGAAAACGCGGCGCGCGGCCGCCGAGCGCATGCTCGACCTGGTGGGGCTCGCCGACTTCGGCGGCAAACGACCCTACGAGTTGTCCGGCGGCATGCAGCAGCGGGCGCAGATCGCGCGGGTGCTGGTCAACGATCCGCGCATCATCCTGATGGACGAACCGTTCGGCGCACTGGATCAGCTCACCCGGGAGCGCTTGCAGGTGGAGCTGCTGCGACTGTGGCGGGAGGCCGGGAAAACCATTGTGTTCGTGACGCATTCGGTGGAGGAAGCGGTATTCCTGTCCACCCGGGTACTGGTCATGAGCGCCCGCCCGGGACGGATCATCGTGGACCGAGACATCGTCCTGCCGAACGACGACCCAACCGGTGTCCGAGAGTTAGCCGTAACGGCCACACCCGAATTCCAGGCCCTCAAAACGGAATTGGCGAAGGCCATATACGAGGCCCACGCGTAA
- a CDS encoding IclR family transcriptional regulator, with protein MATIDEPRSGARAVDRAIEVLNCFEGDDPELSVSELAQRAGLPISTTHRLARALVRGGLLEQDPGTDRYRIGHGLATLARPALTRLGLDEVAPHLYALAAGIRITVSVSLIDDHDAVTVFQARPPVAFCHHQVPRARQALHASATGHALLAYAPTRAAADLDLDRVRRTGFASELIETEDPIRALAVPIVGPHRQVRGALAVQARAARLDSELVRAVVPAMRIAAGRIAPLFQTTGGTALSTAELRSR; from the coding sequence ATGGCCACCATCGACGAACCCCGATCCGGGGCGCGCGCCGTCGACCGTGCGATAGAGGTGCTGAACTGCTTCGAGGGCGACGATCCGGAACTCTCGGTGAGCGAACTGGCCCAGCGCGCCGGATTACCGATCAGCACCACCCACCGGCTCGCCCGCGCCCTGGTGCGCGGCGGACTGCTGGAACAGGACCCCGGAACCGACCGCTATCGCATCGGCCACGGGCTGGCCACGCTGGCCCGGCCCGCCCTCACCCGGCTCGGTCTCGACGAGGTCGCGCCCCACCTGTACGCGCTGGCGGCGGGCATCCGCATCACGGTCAGCGTCAGCCTGATCGACGACCACGACGCCGTCACCGTGTTCCAGGCCCGCCCGCCCGTCGCGTTCTGCCACCACCAGGTGCCGCGAGCCCGCCAGGCCCTGCACGCCAGCGCCACCGGCCACGCCCTGCTGGCCTACGCGCCCACCCGCGCGGCCGCCGACCTCGACCTCGACCGCGTCCGGCGCACCGGCTTCGCCTCCGAGCTGATCGAGACCGAGGATCCGATCCGCGCGCTCGCGGTGCCCATCGTCGGCCCGCACCGGCAGGTGCGGGGCGCGCTCGCGGTGCAGGCCCGCGCGGCCCGGCTCGACAGCGAACTCGTCCGCGCCGTCGTCCCCGCCATGCGCATCGCCGCGGGGCGGATCGCGCCGCTGTTCCAAACCACCGGCGGCACAGCGCTTTCCACCGCCGAATTGCGCTCACGCTGA
- a CDS encoding ABC transporter permease has product MSSAVQLAGAPVDIPSRIAEPAVPRAQRRPSVALPAIGRIGWRIGKPALVIAAFLALWEAAPRLGFVDEVFLPPFSTVVQAGLELVRNGQLWEHTSTSVTRSLIGFTIALFTAIPVGVAIAWYRPVAEFLNPVLELFRNTAALALLPVFILILGIGETSKIALVVYAGFFPILLNTISGVRTVDPLLVKSAVSLGFSPLRLFQKVILPAAVPSIFTGIRMAASGSILVLIAAEMFGARAGLGYLITAAQQNFQIPDMYAGIVAIALVGLAYNGVLVAIERRLSRWRAH; this is encoded by the coding sequence ATGTCTAGTGCCGTACAACTGGCCGGCGCACCCGTCGACATCCCGTCCCGTATCGCCGAACCCGCGGTGCCGCGAGCACAGCGGCGACCGTCGGTGGCGCTTCCCGCGATCGGCCGGATCGGCTGGCGGATCGGGAAACCGGCACTGGTGATCGCGGCCTTCCTCGCGTTGTGGGAGGCCGCGCCCCGGCTCGGCTTCGTGGACGAGGTCTTCCTGCCACCGTTCTCCACGGTCGTCCAGGCCGGACTCGAACTCGTGCGCAACGGACAGCTGTGGGAGCACACCTCCACCAGCGTGACCCGCTCGCTCATCGGGTTCACCATCGCGCTGTTCACCGCGATCCCGGTCGGTGTGGCGATCGCCTGGTACCGGCCGGTCGCGGAGTTCCTGAACCCGGTGCTGGAACTGTTCCGCAATACCGCCGCCCTCGCACTGCTGCCGGTGTTCATCCTGATCCTCGGCATCGGCGAGACCTCCAAGATCGCGCTGGTGGTGTACGCCGGGTTCTTCCCGATCCTGCTCAACACCATCAGCGGCGTGCGCACCGTGGACCCGCTGCTCGTGAAATCGGCCGTCTCACTCGGCTTCTCACCCTTGCGGCTGTTCCAGAAGGTGATCCTGCCCGCCGCGGTGCCGTCCATCTTCACCGGCATCCGGATGGCTGCTTCGGGCTCGATCCTGGTGCTCATCGCCGCGGAGATGTTCGGGGCGCGCGCCGGGCTCGGGTACCTGATCACCGCCGCCCAGCAGAACTTCCAGATTCCGGACATGTACGCGGGGATCGTCGCCATCGCCCTGGTCGGGCTCGCCTACAACGGCGTGCTCGTGGCCATCGAGCGCCGACTGTCCCGCTGGCGCGCGCACTGA
- a CDS encoding transglycosylase family protein: protein MHRNRKLTTRTRIAAATAAIGALVSVPFALSTATASAASGNWDAVANCESSGNWAANTGNGFYGGLQFTQSTWNAYGGAGNAASASREEQIRVAENVLAGQGRGAWPVCGAYL from the coding sequence ATGCATCGCAACCGGAAGCTCACCACCCGCACCCGTATCGCTGCCGCCACCGCGGCCATCGGCGCGCTCGTGTCCGTCCCGTTCGCGCTGTCGACGGCGACCGCCTCGGCCGCCTCGGGCAACTGGGATGCTGTCGCCAACTGCGAGAGCAGCGGCAACTGGGCCGCCAACACCGGCAACGGCTTCTACGGCGGCCTGCAGTTCACCCAGAGCACCTGGAACGCCTACGGTGGCGCCGGCAATGCCGCGAGCGCCAGCCGTGAGGAGCAGATCCGCGTCGCGGAGAACGTGCTCGCCGGCCAGGGCCGCGGCGCGTGGCCCGTGTGTGGCGCCTACCTGTAA